ATCAAATCTGCTCCTTTCCTCTCCATTCGCAAATTCATAGAAAaaatcttaaaacaaaacatacacaaGCATAATACCATACAAAACTCACGATTTGACTCGAAACTAAGACTAAAGCAAACTCTAAAGCTACCCTAAACTATACTTATCAGCCTCCTCAgctgtgagggccttctcaaccacctgggcataagtagtctccacaggtactgttgtaatccgcacatcccgagctatcataacattcagccccgaacaaatctgtcttgcctggctgcatctgtaggcactagatcaggtgcaaactttgccagcctatcgaattttagggcatactcagtaactatcatacttCCCTGCACCAAACCGGTAAACTCGTTCACCTTCGCCGCCCTAAGGACATTATTGTAATACTTTTGGTTgaaacatctcgagtctgggatgccacctcccaccatatacgGACATCATCTCTGAACATaaaagtggcacaagccactctgtcattacctaccaccAACATAAAATATAGGATGGAGGCAGTCaggctcatccactgttcagccttaagtTGATCTGGTTCTCCCTTAAAGATCaaaggatgttgtttcctgaatctCTCGTACAACAGCTCCTACCTATTCTCAATCTCAGGCTGATGTACGACTGGTGCCATGACAAGCGGCAAGTCTAGTGTGGCATTCCCTGGCAGAACCTACTGTCTTAATAAACGAATCTCTTCCTCTTacctctgaagtctagcttgcatatcagcaagcatctgCTACAAGttttcagggactggcggagggttctgacccttgTTATCATCTCTTGCCTCGGTCTCAGCGCGTGGCTAGTCGAACTGATTGctttggaggcataactctccaagtatatatgcaatcaacgactcagctGATTAGGCAATGATAACAGAGGTTGAAGTCACCCCACGATCCAAAGCCAACAATAAAGCAAAAATACGCAATCACAATGCTAATAATCATTCCAATAATACTAACACACAATAGCAATGTTAATACACATGCCTTATCAtatacacatagcagtcaaggacCAGGACTTGTCAGCAtttctcatgcttcctataaaACAGGAaaataaggcatttatatttcatttaaatagTTAAACATATAATCgcatatatagttaccaaaccctgagtcgagcttgtctttagcggcgagtgtacatgccctgCTAGTCTTTAGAAACCCTgaaacctagaccactctgacaccaagttataacgccctggatagccaagaccattacactatgtatttcaaatagtgctggacttgctaatcaagtcatttgaatataaacatgtaactaaggacAATTAGTGAATTAAGGTTTAAAGATTTTGATAGTAGAAATAGTTGTTTTCGTTAAAAAGTGTAAGTTgctacatgggatccaaaaaataagtgtttacaaggtatttacaactctaaaaaataaTTGCAACATAAGctggcctaagcggaaaaatcaaAGTTTTGGTTGTAGTCCCTATTGATCCCTcaatcgtggcggtcgagcagctgcaaatgtacacactgcccctaaaTTTCTCCAACTCACgcctggtccaactttccctttcccttaccttcactacatagcacccgtgagccaaagctcagcaagaaaactgaaatcaacaaattcattaagtaaaagaatataaatcataagCTTAGCAATAATAATccgctcaatcaaacacataatcaaatctcaataatcaatacaattagttaagtgcaatcgaCACTTCTGTTTATTTAAGTGACGTTCAGGCTCGGTGCTCTTAGGatgagtcctctggtcttatggCTGACCCCGGATGGCTTAAGCCGTGTTGCATTCCACACGCTTAATGTTTGCCCCGGCTGCCTTAGGCTGGACTTTCATATTAAATATAATCAAACGTATAGATCTCATAACACACAATCAgatgcaacatatacaagcatgcgtAACCGGATATTCTCATATACAGATATAGTCATATTCTCACATATATTCATAATCATATTCTTTAGAGGTCTGAGCCCTGATCACaactagggtgcagttttcttacctcaagtcccgagcaaATGAGGTATGGTGATCCCAAGCATGATCCCTATTCCTGAGCCCtagcagtataacctagtcacaatgcaataatggtAATCGTCAagacctaaaccaattaaaatcttTGAAATTACATACTaccctccaggaccttgaattctactaaaccgggtagtagaatccttcccaagcccttaggtttaagttcccaagcctaaaaccttatTTGATCAAAAATTCCCCTATTTGAGCTGCGGTGCCCTACCCGTAAAGTGTCgtgaccctctacaagtcagagagcctcccaaGTCATTTCCCTGGACACATGCCACGGCGCAACCCACCTAGAGTCGTGGTGCTAAGGCAGTTCAGAGAACCCCcttaggcctctgagttcatgcgagcCACGACACGACCCCGCAAACTCATAAATCCCAATGTTTTTCCTGCGTTTTCCCTGAGCCATGATCAcaaaattcaccctaaacatgCACTAAagccataattgagtctataactCTCAACAACACAACATGGACATCATTTATACCCCAAAAACAAACCAAAATCTTACCCCAATTCAACAACAAAAGCTAGATTAAAAACCTAGTCAAAACCTAAACTAATGAGATAATTCAATGCAAACATCAATTTATAACTGTTACCTCAATAGTGATTTCAACCCCTGAACTGAAGCCCAACCAATCctagcctctagccttcaatttcctaagccaATTCCTCAATAACTTAAAATGCTTCCCAAGGttcaagagagagaaagagagagagagagagagatggatgagagagagagggagaatgtGAGCTGAGAGATAGACTGAGAGTGTTTGTTCTGGTTGTTTCCCAAGGCTGCCCAAGTCTATCCCTTAACACCAAAAAGACTAAAGTGCCCCCAAATAAAAACCTTACTCTTTAATGCCCCCATGGGAGATACCGTCATTTTCCAtaattcccactaatcctcaagtagtcctataaattcccaattaatcctgacatacccaaataatcaccaaataagtaCCTGTTACCCGATAAATCTCGAATAAGCACTaagcttcccaaaatacccctaggctcaccccgagccgagtatttaacCCCGTTCTGACTTTCCCGCCAACCTggtcactaggatcgccttgagccgaatatcgcaaatatatccacataataatgtggtctctatcatataacacatataattacatttataccctcagcaggtcaaaattacaaatatgcccttattaacaagaacgagcccacatgtatatttaatacacataaacatgcatatatatattcatatcaccatataaatcatgtatgccacataatcaaacatatattcaatcaATCTCACATACAATTCCAATTATGTCTTTACATTTGTAGTCTAGGGTATTGACTTATTCGGGTCCTCACCCACGAGAAAGGGAGGAGTAAAGTACACgattgtggcagtcgactacttcacgaagtgggtaaagGCCGAACCTCTCGCTACGATCACCTCCAAGAAGGTGTTGGAGTTTGTCTTCAAAAACATTTTTTGTCGCTATGGGCTCCCGAGGAAAAAAATCTCCGAGCCCGACTAAAGTACTTCAATTCTAAAGTGAAGGACAGGAAATTTGAGGTCAGAGATTTGGTGTTGCAAAGAGTTTCCCTAGCAACCCGAGACCCAAGTGCTGGAGTGTTGGGTTGTAATTgagaaggcccataccaagtcgagagcactGTTTATCATGGAACATACAAGTTGGCCCAACTATATGGGGAATTCATACCCCATGCCTGGAATACTGAGCACCTTTGAAAGTATTACCAGTGATGCAAGCAGTCTATGTATTTTCTAAATCTTATGAATCATATGTAGCCTACGGGCACTTAATGAAAATCATGTATACAAAACACGATAGATGAAATTCAGAGAATTTGCTtgtatttttaagttttatttatttacatttttcTATCCGAGGATGTACGCGCTCGCTGGACTGGACAAGTGAATGAAGaatagtctccgatcacttgggggcataagTGGGATAGTCACCCTACGAGATAACCGCTCATGGAACATGACCTAGGGAGCTTAGTTTAAGAAGCCTATTATTGGCGccttagagtaaacctagtgtcacaAGGCTTGAAAGAACAAATAAACCTAAATCACCTAAGCGTGGAGAACTCAAGTTATTTCCCGAGGAATAAGCGCTCGCGAAGCAACAATGAGTTCCCGAGTTCCAAAAAGGTAAAAGGTCTTTAAGACCCGAGTCTCCTATACTCAAGCACAAGTCTCAAGTTGCCTAACTTGGACACAAAAGACTTAAGTCTCCAAGACTTGGCAGACAAGCAATACTCGAGTCGCTTAGACTCGGGCTCAAGCCTTCAATTGCCTAACCTTAAGAAATTAAGATCTGAGTCCCCTAGACTCAGGCACAAGTCTCAAGTTGCCTAAACTTGGACACAAAAGTCCTAAGTCTCCTAGACTGGGCACACAAGCTAAAGAACTAAAACTTACTTCTCAAGGACCATGCGCCTGCGAAGCAACACTAAGTTCCTAAGAGCCAAAACTATTATGTGCTTTCAAGACCTGATTCACCCAAACTCGACACAAGTGTCAAGTTCACTAAACTTGAGCATGCAAGCCCCAAGTTTCCTAAATTTGGGCACATAGACTTTGAGTCACCTAAACTTGGACAAGCTCTCAGTTGCCTAGACTTGGGCACGAGCCTCGAGTTATCTAAACTTAGAGCATATAAGCTTCGAGTCAATTAGACTTGGGCCCACATGTGGATAAAAACAGGCTAAATTGAGTTTATTTTTTTGTGACATCGTATTACATATGGAAATTGACAAAACCCTGTACAATCTTAAGTCTAATTTGCATTGTTACTAAACACTGTATGAAAAATGTGTTAAGTAAAAGGCAAAGAGTGcaagtaaatagaacaaaaaATCCATTCGCCAGAGGAAATATTTACAGTattgctcgggggctcgagcattAAATTGTTCTTACCCCAATAAGTGGCTCGAAGGCCTATTTACAAATACTAATAAAACAAGAGAAAAGCCGTATTTTTCTCCTAGAGGAACCTCGGTGCTAAGGTCAATGACGGGGTCAGCTTCAAGAGCTCGACCAACTTCCTTGGCAACAACATCAGCTCTTGTAGCTTCAGGGCCCAGAGGCACTCGTTGAAGAGAAACTGAGTAGTCTCGACCTCTCCAGTGAAGGTGAGGTCCATATTCCTGTTGTTGACCCAGGCCACATAGAAGGAGTCCTCGACCATGGTGTCAGCTTCCTTCTCAAGGTCCTCCACCTTCTTTCGAAAGGACTCTACCTTCAAAGAAGCCTCAAGTTTGGACTTTTTTTGGCACTCCTCTGCGGCCCGAAGCATTTCGGTCGCTCGAATAGCCTCGCTAAAAACCTCAGTTGCATCCTCCGCAACTCGAGAAGCTTCCCCTATGGCCTTCGCAATTTGTCACCTTACTCTGTCAGCTTCCTCCTTGGACTTACGGGCCTCCTCTTGGGCCTGCTGGGCCTTGAGTGTAGCCTTGCCCTCCTCCTGAACCTTTTTCAAAGCAACCTTGGACTCATCCCGAGCCTTTTTCACATCACCCTTGGCCTCCTCGATTGCCTCGGTCGCTGAATCCTCCAACGCCCGAGAACAGGCCTTCTCCTCCTCTAAGGTTGCCTACAGGTAGGCCAGCTCGTTCTGTGATGCCCCAACCTTAGCTTTTAAGGCGGTACACTTGTCCTAACTCAGCTTAAGCTCATAGGAATTCTCCATCATTATGTCCTCGAGGACCATGTTCCAGGATATTGTTCCATGTCTTAGTGCAAGATAGTTCTTTATATTTAAGTCCTCCAGGTCTGTGAGATCCATCCTCCGGACGTGGAACAAAGCTGCCAGGTGTCAAGCACAGTGACCCTGGACCACAAACATCTATCTGATACTTACTGTTACACTGATCATGGTGTCTATCCCGTACAAGTGACAAGTAGGATGTCTCATGACGCTgcctgacatgggaaaatgtGTTGCTACCATCGTGACAATGTCAAGAGCGTGTTGCCCAATAAAGTAGTGGGTTGGTACCTCGTATTGAGCCCATTGAGATACGCAGGGGCCCACCAACACATTAACTGAAGGAATTTACCATTTATTATACATTTAAGTCCCCATTAAGGAAGGATAATTGTAATTAGCCCTTATTAGGGAACTAATTTCCATtagccatctataaatagggctagggcacactttgtaaagaatcccaaatttttttcttcttgtaTTCAGAGCATTGCCAAAACACTGCCTGAaaacctccattgaagcttgaCATTTGCAAGCTTTTATCATCCTATATttaagtgactcgtggactagggttaatttaTATCATGAACCACATAAAACTCTGTGTCTCTATTTTCATTTCTTTAAGCTTTGTTTTAATTAGTTGTTAGTGAAATAGCTAGTCAATAAAATGGTTTGCAATATGAATGACTCGTAATATAATTGAGCTTCAATCATATTACTGAATCATAGTTAGAATAAGTTGTTTACTCGACTTGCAAGAATCGGAATCAGAATCACCAGGATTCCCATTGATGTGTTTACTTTACTTTGGAATCGGAAGAAATTATTTGTAAGTTACAAAATTACATTTgattaaattttatatgtatgtaGTTCTTTcatgaaataatttttttatataaatattataataaaatatgattgtTGACTGCTTTTTTCGCTATCAATCTAAAGATGAGAGATTAACGAAATAACAACAAGAACACAatcgtttttacgtggttcaggctacaaaagagccctagtccacaagtctatggtATGAAGGAGATTGGAAGCTTGCTAAGGCAATCTCCAATGGGAttttctcaggcagcgtttataTTGCTCAGAGTACAAGGTTCTCTTTCTCTAAATCTGAAGTCTTTACAATGAGATCCTCAGCCTTATTTATAGAGGTCGTGGTCATTAATTGCTAATCATCTATAACTAATACACATTTGGCTAATTAATATACATTCTTCCTGTTATTGGGGTATTAATACCACATTAATGCACTGGCCTGTATTAACTAGAGACCACGACTCAGGCGATAGACGTGGGCCCACTCCAGAAagttacctactttatggggaacatgccccttgCACTGTCAAGGCATGCCGCACGTATTTTCTTGTCAGGCGGcatagtgggagtgcgaattTTCGAGTCGTACAATTAACAACATTGTGGACAGATCGCCAAAAAAGATTGTCAGGCGATCCTCTGACACTACAATCCTGCATTGGTTGACACCTGGCTAGCCTTCTAGGTCCCGAAGATAAGGTCCTTGGCCTGGAAGACAATTGTTTGTAAGGAATTCGAGGACTACTAACTAGTCCTTGGGGCATGGCCTCGAAGAGATGTCCGCGCCTTACCTTTATTTGAGGTACGTGGCCTCTAGCCGAGATATCCACCCTCCAAGGACTGATTGTTGGGGCATGGCCTCACTTGAAGAGGCACACGTCCTCGTCACGTGCCCTACTCGGATTGCCATGTGTCCTTTGGTGAAAACACGGCCAACAATAATTTTAACTTAGGATATTAATATTGCCAATCCTATCCCTCAATCCCAAATTAGTGTGGGACCCAAATTTTTCAATCTGATTCCTAAAAAAGAATAAGTAAATAAGGTAACATTCCcaatacctatatatatatattccacaATCTCATAAGTAAACACATCATATTAATGTAATACATAGACTAAATAAATGGTTAAAGAGAATTGAATAGCACTAGGCGTGTCTTTTtcgttttatttaattgtttgtagCAAGTGGCATATATGATGCAATTGAgaattaataatgaaaataaagattTTATTTTTGATAGTATGTAGCAAAAGATGATTCacaaggaatgaaatatatttctTTTAGGCTATGATTAGAGTTTGGATTTTGGTAAtgaaataaaaatctaaaaaaagataaagaaaagaaaaatgtgtggataagaaaaaaaaacattttctaTGTTTGATAAGGAAAGAAAAATGCcagaaaaaaatgaaagaaatgaattttatataaaaataaaataaaataatttatagttGGGTGCGTCTATTAGCATATAAATTAcccttttataaataattttttctttaaaaaaatatctttctACAATCAattgtaaaatttaatttttattcccTTAAACACAAGATAagaacaaataatttttttaaaagattatGTCATAAGAAAATAATAAACTACAATATGTTTGTCATTCATGTTtgtaaaaaaattacatatataaaatataatttttaaacatttatcatttattttatactTATATAATTATATTGTTAAATAATTGATAGTTGTGTAAATTTACAAAAAAGATATATTTAGaagcaattaattaattaagaggGTATACATTGAAGAAATATTCTAAAGAAGACCATAATTATTGAAAGGGAGACATAATAAAGTGAGCTAAAATTCTTAGAGGGTGTTTGACAtcttaactaaaaaactgttttttgtttttaaaagctaaaaactgttttttgaaaataagttggggtgcttggcattgttttcagaaaacaatttttaaaaacaaagttaaaaaaaacagaaaattttgagaacaacaaaaaattgttttctattgttctaaaattttcttaattttctcacttcttatttttcatcattttttctttcaaattattttatctcattatttattacaaacttttaaaatatttttctctttataaatatatttgttaattttttatttaagatttaaaaaaaataaaactaaaaaaattgcttttagaaaacattaaccaaacacctcttgttttttcaaaactacaaaaacagttttctgttctcattttttagaacaaaattttgaaaacaaaaaacagaaaacaatgacAAACAAGCTCTTAGTTTTTCTCAACTTTCCTCATAAGAAAATGAATTTTGATTATAGTTTTCCCTCACTTTTCCATTATTAGTTTTTTTCTCCCACATTGTCTAAAACTCCAAATACTAAAAAATAATTTCCCTcaacttttttttcctttttcctacTAAAATCTATACTCCAAATAGACAGCCTTAGGTGAAATGTAAAAAGAATATCAATCTTTCTTggcaaatatatatacatatatttcttATTTTGACGTGTAGAAAAGGAGAAGCGAATATATATAGTTTATAAACATCCGTAAATAGGGGTAACTACTTTATCTATATTAAAATTTACCCTCTAATCTTGGAGGGAAAAACAAACATATACATGGCATGAAATTTATGGATTCTTCAATTTGCTCAAAATATCTTTCACTATTCCCACGAGCACAAATATTATTCTATCTACCCTATATATTTGCCCTCCTTTTTCTATTACTTTTCTTCCCGCGCCAAACTTTATGTACATATTTactacttttttttatatatatttaatactttACACATAAGTCTACTTTGCTTGGTGCTCAATTAGTGAACATATTCTCACATATACAATTATGGATCACAAGATCCCAAACTATTATTATAATTCACTGCGTGCTCCACGTGGACATTGATGTGCATGAAATGACAAAACGTTTTGGCCCTCACAGTTGAATGAGAAGTAGTAGTACACACTGAAAACTACAGAGTTGTACAGCTACGTTTTGATGTTCTCCCAATATCTGCATACGTACAAATTATCTTTCATCATTTCACTCTCTTCTTTGCCTACTTCTCTACCTTCCAACCTTTTAGTAGTTCATATAACAACAAAAACAATAATGAACAACGATTACCAGGAACATTCCAAAACAGTTTATTAAAACAAATTAACAGTgtttaaaaacaaataaatatgtaTCCACACAGAGTGGtaaatttgtaaaaaaatatttaaattaaagtTGTTTATAAATAAGCCACAAAAATATCATACATAATATGATCAAATCCGATGCAACTTCccggaaggagagagagagaagcccCTTCGTGAAAATCATCaagggaaaagaaaagaagaaagccCAAAGAAGCTCACAATAGTCGGACAATATCTAacaattattatatattattataatatcttCTTATCTTTTTTCTTGGTAAGATTCCTTGTTCAATTAATtcccttatatatataaataagctGTTCTCTCACTCTCTCCTTACTAAAAAAAACTCTTACTATTATTAATACCACTATTATAATTCCCTTTGTTCTTTCATCAATTATTAGTAGAGTAGTACTGTAGACTACTAGTACTATAACACTTCAATAATATGCAGGCAATGGATATTCCTACTACTAGTCACGATCAATATCATCACCAATTAGCAGCAGCCATCGTTGATTTCGAGGACTACTTTCCATCGATGATCGGACGGTTGGGAGCGGAGGGGTTCATCTGGGAGCTTTGCAACGGGTTTCGGCTGTTGATGGACGTGGAAAAAGGGGTTATCACGTTTGAGAGCTTGAAGAGGAACAGTTATCTTCTTGGGTTGCATGAGCTGAGAGACGACGACCTTGTGTGCATGTTAATGGAAGGTGATCTTGATGGAGATGGTGCTTTGAACCAGATGGAGTTTTGCGTTCTCATGTTTAGGTTAAGTCCAGGTTTAATGGATAACAACACCACTAGTAGTACTACTAGTACCAATCCTACTACTacgaataataatattaataataatggcACTGTCAAACAGTGCTGGGCTGACGataatttagatattaatcatgtCATTAATAATAATGTTAATGTAGTATAATAGTCACTTAAGTACTCATGATTATTCTCTTAGCATCATAGTCGTCGTTATCAATGTCCTCATTTCTTCTTACAAATAAGTAGTGTGTACACTCATGAGTGTACTAGTCCGTAACTGTACTACTATGTTAGCTATTGTAATTTTACGATGATCACTAATTAATCTTTTCTGTAATGTAATTTCATTCTCTAAGCaataaatttttttaagttaATTATCTCTAATTAATTTCGATGTTCAGATTTCAATGGTATATAATGCTAATATATAGAGAGATCATTTGCATAATTATTGATTGGAAACAACAGCGTCCTCTACATAATTAAAAACATTAGATGCAAGGTATTTACGtcatcaattaattaattatctaccTATTCTGAATTCATCTAACCAATTCTGATggaattataaaatatatatacataaatattgatttatacatatatatatatcctgattaataaattttttgatcAATGTCGTTCTCAAAATCAATAATTTTCACCGTTATATACTTTCATCAAGTTTCATTTAATAAATAACTtatcgttactttctattttttttatttgcctGGGTATATTCCCACTAACTTTCCTATAGCTAGTAGGAGTTAGctataaacacatataattataTGTCAAATATGTACAGATATGTCTGTAAAAACACATACTTCATAAACCTTCATGTGTGTGCACTTCGACCATAAAAGATAATTAATGTGTAAACACTAAAAAGACTATATAAATGGTCGCCCACGTTTTTAGCTTACGGTTTTATTTCCCATCGGTTAACACGTTGTAGTGGTCTCAGATAACTTTTTCTCTACTAATAAAAAGCTAGAGTGTGTGCCCTCAGCAATTCTCAAAAAACTATGTTACCACAATTAAAATTAATGTTGAAAAACCTTGTCACAACAGGCTACAATTAATGCATTAAAAAGTTGTACTGTCTGTAAGTGATCATTATAATCTATCAGTAATCCATCAATCATTTTGAAATTTAcgttccttaattattttttttaattaaatgggtAAATATACATTTTTGTGGTCAGTATAATTTGACCTGATCATATAAACTGACGTGGACAatcagatttaaataaataaaaataataatgtatTCTTTCTGAGTATCTAGTGGTGTCTTTCTAGCTACACTTCTGAACGCCTGAACTCGATTGTTGATCGTCGGTATAGCCAATTAACAATCATTATTACCAATAATTAGATTTACAGTACTATACCCTACCGAGCAGTGTACGATCCTGGCCGTTGATCAGATCTTACATCGGCTGATCAATTATCAAACCTTGCAGAACCGAAGTAACTAATCAAATTTGGTTCAACTAGACAAAAATATAAAGCAAGTTCCTCCAAGAGTATCTTGCCGGAAACTACAAGCTAATTCTTCGgtattattcttttttattttcattattaaatgATTGCTTAAACAAGACCGCAGCATAAATAAATAATGTTGGACGATC
The Humulus lupulus chromosome 6, drHumLupu1.1, whole genome shotgun sequence DNA segment above includes these coding regions:
- the LOC133784224 gene encoding calcium-binding protein PBP1-like, coding for MDIPTTSHDQYHHQLAAAIVDFEDYFPSMIGRLGAEGFIWELCNGFRLLMDVEKGVITFESLKRNSYLLGLHELRDDDLVCMLMEGDLDGDGALNQMEFCVLMFRLSPGLMDNNTTSSTTSTNPTTTNNNINNNGTVKQCWADDNLDINHVINNNVNVV